A genomic segment from Poecilia reticulata strain Guanapo linkage group LG3, Guppy_female_1.0+MT, whole genome shotgun sequence encodes:
- the LOC103462796 gene encoding kallikrein-11-like, whose translation MALLKVLLLLGLGVSVNSGVSLQKRIIGGRNCDDKERLYHVRLESRKEEAKIRCGGSLIHPQWILTAAHCWMPGWTKVAKLKVHPRTXGQQIQVIRSRPVIYTHXGQQHNIMLLKLQTPVSDIPFPQLPDCRYRLKVGDVVQLAGEGGTTISTNNRQMPTGFARIPAHLQCVDMNVVQVSQIHQTYWHVFYAQAPNKDICLGDAGGAAVHNGKIYGVISFGQPDYACQRPPMIMDVCKYLDFIKYITGIQ comes from the exons ATGGCTCTgctgaaggttctgctgctgctggggctgG GTGTTTCCGTGAACTCAggtgtttctctgcagaagaGAATCATTGGAGGTCGAAACTGTGATGACAAAGAGCGTCTTTATCACGTTCGGCTGGAGAGCAGGAAGGAAGAAGCAAAAATCCGCTGTGGAGGATCTCTGATTCACCCTCAGTGGATCCTGACTGCAGCTCACTGCTGGATGCCAGGATG GACTAAAGTAGCAAAGTTAAAAGTTCATCCACGGACTRCTGGGCAGCAGATTCAAGTAATCCGAAGCAGACCTGTGATTTATACTCACTYTGGCCAGCAGCATAACATCATGTTGTTGAARCTTCAGACACCAGTATCGGATATCCCATTTCCTCAGCTACCAGACTGCAGATATCGTCTTAAAGT AGGTGATGTTGTTCAGCTGGCAGGAGAGGGAGGAACGACAATCAGCACCAATAATCGGCAAA TGCCCACCGGTTTTGCTCGTATTCCAGCACATCTTCAGTGTGTCGACATGAATGTTGTTCAGGTTTCYCAAATCCATCAGACATATTGGCATGTATTCTATGCTCAAGCACCAAACAAGGATATATGTCTT GGTGACGCTGGTGGAGCAGCGGTGCACAACGGCAAGATTTATGGTGTAATTTCTTTTGGTCAACCAGACTACGCATGTCAGAGACCACCTATGATCATGGATGTGTGTAAATACCTGgactttataaaatacataactgggattcaataa
- the LOC103462795 gene encoding phospholipase A2 inhibitor and Ly6/PLAUR domain-containing protein, with protein sequence MFLFTLVLGVLFLPEADNLRCECTSNLPGSCTQKIIECSSRNYRCSAATEVKFLGGAKFSELNYKSCILPELCLDFXVNYGAYRVVQKSSCCNGBLCNAKIDYPKPDDKLTSSGRKCFSCVGENCMKTLDCVGDENYCIKVTGNIDGASLTMKGCASELTCSDRTASLVTQFTGAXFSCCQGDYCNSASSASPALLVLVPLLLSNLFS encoded by the exons atgtttctcttcacTTTGGTGCTTGGAGTGCTGTTTCTACCGGAAG CTGACAACCTGAGATGTGAATGTACATCAAACCTGCCTGGAAGTTGCACTCAGAAAATAATTGAATGTTCTTCACGGAACTATCGTTGTTCAGCAGCAACAGAAGTCAAATTTCTAG gTGGCGCAAAGTTTTCTGAGCTCAACTacaaaagttgcattttacCTGAATTATGTCTTGACTTTTYYGTCAACTATGGAGCTTACAGAGTGGTACAAAAGAGCAGTTGCTGCAATGGARACCTCTGCAATGCGAAGATTGACTACCCAAAACCTG ATGACAAGCTCACYTCAAGTGGCAGAAAGTGCTTCAGCTGTGTAGGAGAAAACTGCATGAAAACTCTTGACTGTGTAGGGGATGAAAACTACTGCATCAAAGTAACAG GAAATATAGATGGAGCAAGTCTGACGATGAAGGGATGTGCCTCTGAGTTGACATGCTCAGATAGGACAGCTTCACTGGTGACTCAGTTCACTGGAGCAAAKTTTAGCTGCTGCCAGGGCGACTACTGCAACAGTGCCAGCAGTGCCAGTCCYGCCCTGCTCGTGTTGGTGCCTCTGCTGCTTTCTAACTTATTTTCTTAG